The DNA region ATACCCATGTTGTCCAGTATGCATTAAATTACCAACAATTAATGCATTACCTCTTACAATTCTAGCAATTGCAGCTTTACCTAAGCGTTTTAATGTATGATCTGATGTTTTTCTAAAGATATTATCCAAATACATCTCTACGCGTTGGATAATGGCAATTCCAACCAATTCTTGATTATTATAAATAGCTAAATAAAATGAAGATATATGATCTGGGCTTGATAATTCTAAAGCATTTAAAAAGTTAGTTTTTAAAAAAATATCCTTAACAGTTAACTTATCCCAAGACGTAGGAATATTTATAACAGAATTATATAATTTATATGAAATCAAATTGAAAAATAAAAAGACTGAAAGTTACCTATCAGTCTTTAAAATTATTAAAAGTTACAAAATTATCTCCAGCCACAAACAATTGCTCCCATAATAGCAAGTGTTACAGTCCAATATCCAACATTGATTAGTGTATATTTCAAGCTTTTTCTTTCAAATAAAGCATTAATACCTAAAATAGGTAAGACTATAAATAATCCAGCTATAACACCATGAAAAGCACCATGTTTAAAGGTTCTAAATTCATCTTTATATTCTGCCATAAAAGTTTCATAAGAAGGCTGAATACCTAAATCGCCTTGTACTAAACTAAATGCGCCCATTTGATGAACAGTAATTGAAGGCAGTATAAAAGCTAATACAAACGAAAGAATTAATGTAACACCAAAAATTTTTAACATGTTTGCAGACTGCATTTTTTGCTCAGTCATTTCAGCATGTTTCATCCAAACGGTTCCAAAAGTTTTAGGGTTATACCAAATAAAGCCAATTATTAACGGTACAATTGCAGCAACAAAAACTGCTAGATAATTAAATTCCATAATATTAATTTTTAATTAGTTAGTAATTTAAAAGTACAAAAAAACCGCTAAGATTAACTTAGCGGTTAATAATTATGTCATTGTCTTAAGCTAACTGTTGCGCTTCTTCTACTAATAACTTGTTTTTGTCTTCTAATGCTTTGTTGATAAACTCATTAATCGCTTCATTTTTTTCTAAGCCATTTTTAAGTAAAACACCAAGCGTAATCATAGTGATAATTCGTGTACCGCTTTTCTTAACCGAAGTATTAAAAAGTGGCTCTACATCTTCATAAGAAACGTCTTTAGCTAATTCTAAAATCTGTGCTTTTGCTTTTGCTCTAGCATCGTCTGGTAGTCTATCGTACTTTTTACCAAAAGACTTTATTTGCTCTATCGCAGGACGATTATTGGTTTGCTTTTGAGGCTGATTTTGATTTTGTTTTGGTGCTTGTTTTGCCCAACTATCACGTAAACCAACGGTTTTATTAAATACTAAGGCATCAGATTTAGAATCGTCATCCACATTAAAATACCCTAAACGTTGAAACTGAAACTGCTCTCCTACTTTAGCTTCTTTTAAACTTGGCTCAACAAATGCATTGATGATGTTTAAAGAATTTGGATTTAAAAATTCCATAAAATCTTTACCGTCATGACTGTCAGGCGCTTCGTCCATAAACAGTCTATCGTATTCTCTAACTTCAGCTTTTACTGCATGTTTTATAGAAACCCAATGTAACGTTCCTTTTACTTTTTTAGAGGTATCTGTATCGTAGGTACAATGTACTTCGGTAATATTTCCTTCAGCATCTTTTACTACGTTTTCAGCTTTGATGATGTACGCATTTTTAAGTCGAACTTCGCCGCCTAATTTCAATCTAAAAAACTTACTTCCTGCTTCTTCTTTAAAGTCGTCTTTTTCGATATAAATTTCTTTTGAAAAAGGTACTTTTCTAAATCCAGCACTATCGTCTTCTGGGTTATTTTCTGCTTCTAACCATTCTTCTTTATCGTCTGGATAATTAGTAATGACTACTTTTAAAGGATCTAAAACCGCCATAACACGTGGTGCAGTTTTGTTTAAATCCTCACGTACACAGAATTCTAAAAGCGCCACATCAATCACGTTTTCACGCTTTGCAACACCTACTTTTTCTATAAATTGTCTAATTGAATTTGGTGTATAACCTCTACGTCGTAAACCTGAAATGGTTGGCATTCTCGGATCGTCCCAACCAGAAACTACCTTCTCTTCTACCAATTTAAGCAACTTACGCTTACTCATAATGGTATAAGACAGATTTAAACGCGCAAATTCGCGCTGTTTTGGCTGCATTGGATAGGTTTCCTTAGAATAGTCATAAACTTGCTCTTTAAACCAATCGTAAAGCTCTCTATGTGGTTTAAATTCTAAAGAACATAAACTATGACTAATTTGCTCGATATAATCACTTTCGCCATGCGTCCAATCGTACATTGGATAAATGCACCAATCGTTACCAGTACGATGATGATGCTTCTTTAAAATACGATACATAATAGGATCACGCATTAACATATTAGGATGTTGCATGTCTATTTTTGCACGTAAAATATGTTCACCTTCGTTGAATTCGCCATTTTTCATGCGTTCAAAAAGGTCTAAATTTTCTTCTACAGATCGGTTACGATAAGGACCATCTACACCAGGTTGCGTTGGTGTTCCTTTTTGTTCTGCCATCGCTTCAGAAGATTGGCTATCTACATAAGCCTTTCCGTCTTTAATCAATTGTACAGCCCAATCGTATAACTGTTGAAAATAATCTGAAGAATACAGCTCGTTTTCCCATTGGTAACCTAACCAAGCCACATCTTTTTTAATCGCATCTACATACTCTTGCTCTTCTTTTGCTGGGTTAGTATCGTCAAATCTAAGATTAACAGGCGCATTGTACTTTAATCCTAAACCAAAACTAATACCTATAGCTTTGGTATGACCAATGTGCAAATAGCCATTAGGTTCTGGCGGAAAACGAAAACGTAATTTATCCTTAGCTAATCCGTTAGCTAAATCTTCTTCTATAATATGCTCAATAAAATTGAGTGATTTTGTTTCTTCAGACATGTAATTAGGTTTATTTTTAAGTGATTACTGCTATTAATCTACTTTAATAATAAAGTGTAAAATTAAATATTTTTTAGTTGAAATGAATTGTTCTTTCCTTTAAAAATAAAGCACGTATAATTTTTAGGTATTTTTGCATAAATTTTTATTGAAATGGGAAAAATTAAAGTTGAAAATATTAGAGTATTTGCGCATCACGGTTGTTTAAAAGAAGAAACTGCTATTGGTAGTGATTATCGTGTAGATTTAGAAATTACAGCCAATTTACAGCATAGTGCAAAGACAGATCAACTAAAAGATACGGTAGATTACGTGTTTTTAAATAGAATTATTTTTGAAGAAATGAAAGTACCAAGCGCACTTTTAGAGCATGTAGCACGACGCATTTTAAACCGAATTTTTACTGAAGATCAAATGATTAAAAAAGCAACAGTTAGTGTAAGTAAAATAAATCCGCCAATTGGTGGCGATGTAGAGCAAGTAACAATTGTTATGAGTGACAAAAGAAAAAACTTCAAGAAATAGTGTAAAAAGTTTATTTTTTTTACATTTGCTGTCCAATTACAATTGGCGTCTTGGCCGAGTGGCTAGGCAGAGGTCTGCAAAACCTTGTACAGCGGTTCGAATCCGCTAGACGCCTCTAAAAGCTTTCAGAAAATCTGGAAGCTTTTTTTGTTTACAATTTTTAGAAAATAAGATTGAATTATTTTGGATTCCGAATCAAGTGCGGAATGACAAGCTTAATCCAAAGGATTAATCTGTTCTATTTTTTCTTTAAGTAATTCTTTTTCTTTTGGGAAGAAACCTTGGACTAGTAATAGTACGCCAAAGCCTAATATTACTAATGCTACGATCTTTTTAGTCTTGTAAATAAGTCTTGGTGTAAGCTTATTTTTTAAAGCTTTTGCAGCTGTAATTTTTACTAAATCTGCTAAAAAATAAGTTATTAACATGGTACTAATAAAGACAATAACACCATTTTTAGACGTGGTTATAGAATTAGCAATTACAATAAATGCTACCCAACCTAACAGTACACCAATGTTAATAAAGTTGAGCAAAAAGCCTTTTAAGAATAATTTACCATAGCCTTTTTTAATTTCTACTTTATGATATTCTCTTACTATTTCTCTAAACGATTTTGATGTTTTTATAAATGAAATAAAGCCATAAATAGCTAATAAAACACCTCCAAAAATTAAAAAATTAGGATCTTTTTCAATTTTACCTACCAATTTTTCGGTACTAAAAAATGCAACTACAATAAATAAAATATCTGCTAGAATTACTCCTGCATCAAATATTAAAGCACTTTTAAACCCTTTGGTTGCAGCAGTTTCTAACAAAACAAAAAATACTGGTCCAATAGTAAAAGATAGAATGATACCAAAAGGAATTGCAGTAAGAATATCGTCAAACATGTTGTATAGCTGGATTGTCTTACAAAGTAAAGAAATTATTTATTGATTATAGAATGCTTATTAACAGAAATAAAAAAGCTTCAATTTAAAACTGAAGCTTTTGTTTTTTTATTTAGGTTTAGACTTCGCTTAACCTAACTTTACTTTAATTAAGTTATTTATTCTTTAACTGTAATTGATCCGCCAAAAGTATTTTTTTTAGTAACGGTTCTAGGATTACCATAGATATCAATATCTCCACCAGCAGTGATACGCGCATCTACAGTATCGCTTGCGGTTACTTCTGCTTCTCCTGCAGCTCTTACTTTTATGTTTGTATTTTTAGTTTGAAAATCTCTTCCTTCGTAAATTCCACCTGTATTTAATGTAATATTTTGAGTGTTAGCTTTACCTCTAGTTTCTATAATTCCGCCAGTTACAGCTCTTACATTTACTGTGTTTACATCTAATCCTGCAATAATTGTAGCACCTTCTTGGGCACGTAATTCGATTGCGTCTTGTGTGATAAGCTCGTTACCTACAATTTTAGATCCTTCATTAGCATCAATAACTTTTATATCTTTATAATGCACAGCAACAAAGGTTTTTGTACCATCAAAAATACGGTCTATATCCATGCGTATTTTTAACATATCGTTTTTAATTACTACTTCTACATCGTCTACATCTTCACCAGTAATAATCACTTTATTTTCGTCAGATTTTACTAGACTTACTTTTATTAAATCGAAAACTTTAACCGTTGTAAAGTCACCTACATGCTGACTTTTTGGGTTTTGTGCAAAGGTATTTAAGCTAAAAACTAAAGCTAAAATAGACAGTAAATATTTCATAATATTGAAGGTTTTGTTTGTATTAAGAGTCTATTTTTTAATTAGTGTTACAGTTTTATAAATATTTTGTTCTTGATATGATTTTTTAAGTATTAAAAAATCACTCGAATCGTTGATTAATTATGCAACATTTACTGCTGTTCCAACTACTGAAACAAAAAAATAAGAGCCATTTACAGTTTCTATATCAAAACTAATTCCAACTACAGCATTAGCATTTAAATTTTTAGCATTGTCTTGTAACTCTTGAAACGCATGTTCCTTAGCTTCGTTAATTACCGCTTTTGTGATGTCTTTACTTTTTTCGACTTTAAAAGAAAACTTTGTTTTCATTTCAAAAGAAGTACCAGTTACAATGCCTTTATATTCTATTATTTTAAAGCCTTCTATAGTATTTGTTGTGGTTAAAATCATGGTTTATATTTTATTGATTAGTCCGTAAAATTTTATAAATGTTACAAGTTTATTTTGCTAATAAATCTTTAATTTAAAAATCTACGCTTCGTGTTTACCAACTAAATCAAAATCTAAATGACGTTTTACTAAATCTGCTTGTTTTACTTTTACAACAACTTCGTCTCCTAATTGGTACATGTTTTTTGTGTCGCGTCCAACAAGTGCAAATTGGTCTTGATCAAACTCATAATAATCGTCTTTTATATCTCTAATACGCACCATTCCTTCGCATTTATTGGAGATAATTTCGACATAAATTCCCCAATCGGTTACACCAGAAATTACACCAACAAATTCTTCGTCTTTATGATCTTGCATAAACTTAATTTGCATGTATTTTATGCTATCACGTTCGGCTTTTGTCGCTAAATTTTCCATGTTACTTGAGTGCATACATTTTTCTTCATAAATCTCTTCGTTTGCACTTTTTTCGCCATCTAAATAACGTTGTAATAAACGATGCGCCATAACGTCTGGATAACGTCTAATTGGCGATGTAAAATGGCTGTAATAATCAAAAGCTAATCCGTAATGTCCTATGTTATGCGTAGTATATTCGGCTTTAGCCATAGTACGAATTGCTAAAGTATCTACTAAATTTTGCTCTTTTTGACCTTGAACATCTTCTAATAATTTGTTTAATGAAGATGAAATACTATCACGACTTTTAAAGTTAAGTTTATGACCAAATCTAGCAACTACACCTTGTAAAGCAGCTAATTTACTTTCGTCTGGCTCGTCATGAACACGATAAACAAAGGTTTTTGAAGGTTTCATTTTAGAAACAAACTCTGATACTTTACGGTTAGCTAATAGCATAAATTCTTCTATTAACTTGTTAGCATCTTTACTGGTCTTAAAATGAACACCTGTAGGATTTGCTTGTTCATCTAAAGTAAATCTTACTTCTACTTTATCAAAACTAATTGCTCCAGAACGCATACGTTTGCTTCGCATTTTCTTTGCTAATCGGTCTAAAACTAAAATTGCCTCAGCTATTTCTGGTTGCGTATTGTATGTTTTACCAGTAAGTGAAACGTCTTCTGGAATTTCGGTTTTTATGGATGACATTTCTGTATTATTAGAAATGACAAAATCTGTGTTATTTTCTATAACAGCTTGCGCTTCTTCGTAAGCAAATCTTGCATCACTATACGTTACTGTTCTACCAAACCATTGGTCTTTGATTTCAGCTTTATCATTTAATTTAAAAACTGCCGAGAACGTATATTTTTCTTCATGCGGACGTAAAGAACATGCGCCATTACTTAATATTTCTGGTAGCATTGGTACTACTCTATCTACTAAATAAACAGATGTTGCACGCTCGTAAGCTTCATCATCTAAAATAGTACCTTCTTCTAAATAATGAGATACGTCTGCAATGTGTATTCCTATCTCAAATAAGCCATTTTCTAGAACTTTAATGGATAATGCATCATCAAAATCTTTTGCGTCTTTAGGATCTATGGTAAAGGTTAAATCTTTACGCATATCGCGACGTTTTTTAATTTCTTCTGGCTTAATAGAGGTATCTATTTGATTTGCAAAATCTTCGACTTCTTTTGGGAATTCATACGGTAAACCATATTCGGCTAAAATAGCATGGATTTCTGTATTATGTTCTCCTGGTTTACCAAGGACTTCTTTTACACGTCCGTTTGGTGAATCTGCTTTTTCTGGCCAATCTACTAACTCTACTAAGACTTTATCACCATCTTCAGCTTTATTAATTTTGTTAATAGGTACAAAAATATCTGTAGTCATTTTGTTAGAATCTGGGACTACAAATGCAAAATTATTCTTTTCGTGTATTTGTATAACACCAACATATTGCGTTTTTGCACGCTTAATAATTTGTGTGATTTCACCTTCTAACTTACCGCGTTTACGACGTTTAAAGACGTAAAGTTCTACTTCGTCACCATCTAATGCTTTATTAACATTGTTAGAAGCAATAAATATATCTTCTTCAAAAGCGTCACAAATTACATAGCCAGATCCACGTGATGACGCATCAAAAATACCAGTGTGATACTCGGTATTTACAATAGCTTTAAATTTACCACGATCTACTTCTTCAATCTCTTGCTTAGCTTTAAGCTGCGCAAGTTTTTTTATAATTTGGTTACGACTACTAGCATCATTAACGCCTAATTTGGCAGCAATTTGCTTGTAGTTAAAGGGTTTATTACGTTCTTTTCTAAGTATGTTTAGAATAGTCTCTGTTAGATTGGAAATCTTATTATGACTAGGTTTCCTTTTCTTTTTCTTCTTTGACATTTATATTTTTTAATGTATTGAATTTCTTTAAAGTTAAATGAAATTCGGTTATGTTTTAAACTTAAATTTAAAGGAGAGACGATTTTTAAGTTTATACAAAGCTACATTTTTAAATTTAAAATAAAATTAAGGAAGCGTTAAATAAAAAACTTTATTCACATTTATATTATATATACTTTCTTTTCTTTTAAAAATTTAAAAAAATAATGATGATGATTATTGTTTGTTAATAACGGTATAACTTTTTCAAATTTTTGTTTGATTTGTTAGTTAACAAAATCTATTAACAGCTTATTAGCTATTTAACTTATTGATTTTTAAGCATACTAATTAGGTTATTAACAGTTGTTAAAAACGTAAACTAACATCTAATTTTTAATAAATACTTATAAAATTGACGTTGAAAATTGACTTTTTAGTGCTAATAACTTTACAAAAAATTAAGGTTAACTAATTTTGATGTTAACTAAACGTTACGGATTGTAATTTTTAAGTTGAAATCCAAATAAATCTTTTAAAAAACAATAAGAAGATATTAACAAGTAATTAATAGTATTAAAAGAGTAATTAACAATTATTGTAGTTATTAACAGGTATGCTATAAAATACCGTTGGTTTTAATTTTTATGAATAAGTTAACCGCTTTATTTTATTAATAATGACAAGCAATTAGTAACTTTGAAACACAATTAACAACACAACAATTATTATGAAAATTTCAATAGGAAACGATCACGCTGGTACCGAATATAAATTTGCTATCAAAAAGCATTTAGAAGCTAAAGGTATTACAGTTATTAATTATGGTACAGATGCATCAGATAGTGTAGATTATCCAGATTTTGTACATCCAGTCGCTAAAGATGTAACAGATAATGCTGCCGATTTTGGTATACTTATTTGCGGTAGTGCAAATGGTGTAGCAATAACTGCTAACAAACACCAAAAGGTTAGAGCAGGTGTTTGTTGGACTAAAGAAATTACAGAATTAACGCGATTGCATAACAACGCCAACGTAATGTGTATACCTGCTAGATATACTGCTTTACAACAAGCCATAGCAATGGTAGATACGTTTTTAGATACAAAATTTGAAGGCGGAAGACACCAAAATAGAGTGGATAAAATTCCTGTTTGCTCTTAAAAATGGGACATAATCATGCACATAACCATGCTCATGATCACGATTTAAAAGGGAAGAAATTATTAATTTCTATCTTTTTAAATATAGGAATTACTGTAGCGCAAATTATTGGAGGATTTATATCTGGTAGTTTAGCATTATTAAGTGATGCTTTACACAATTTAAGCGATGTAATATCTTTAATTGTTAGTTATGCAGCTTCTAAACTAGCAAAACGTAAAGCGTCTAATAATAAAACTTTTGGTTATAAACGTGCCGAAATTTTAGCTGCTTTTATTAATGCGGCAACTTTAATTATTGTAGCTATTTTATTAATTATAGAAGCCATTAAGCGATTTGAAAATCCGCAAAATATTGCTTCTAACTTAGTTATTTGGTTATCCTTTATAGCTATACTATTTAACGGGTTAAGTGTTTTATTATTAAGAAAAGATTCTAAAAACAACATCAATATAAAATCGGCTTATTTACATTTACTAACAGATATGTTAGCAAGTGTGGCTGTATTAATTGGTGGTTTATTAATGAAGTATTACCAAATATTTTGGATAGATAGCGTATTAACGTTTTTAATAGGTTTATATTTAATTTGGGTTGGATACGATTTGTTAAAAACCTCAACAAAAATGCTAATGTTATTTACACCTTCGCATATTAATGTAGAAGATGTTGTAAGACGTGTTAATAGCTTAGATCATATTAAAAAATTACATCATGTACATATATGGAATTTAAATGATGACGAACTTCATTTAGAAGCGCATTTAGATTTAGAAAGTAATATGACTATAACCCAATTTGATGTTATTTTACAGCAAATTGAGCAGTTATTACATGACGAATTTGATATTAATCACGTAAACATTCAACCAGAATATAAAAAGGAAGATCCTAAAGATATTATCGTTCAAGACTAAAATTTTATGCTAAATATTACAGTAAAATCCTTTAATCAATTAACTATAAATGAATTGTATGAAGTATTGCAATTACGAAGTGAAGTCTTTGTTGTCGAGCAAGATTGTGTGTATCAAGATATAGATGGAAAAGATCAAAACGCATTACATGTATTAGGAATAAAGGATAATAAAATTGTGGCTTATACACGCTTATTTAAACCTGGTGATTATTTTAATTTAGCAAGTATTGGTAGAGTAGTAGTTAAAGAAAACCAGCGTATGCATAAGTATGGATATGATATCATGGAAGCATCTATAAAGGCTATTAAAACCAATTATAATACTACAGATATTAAAATATCTGCACAATGTTACTTAAAACGATTTTATAATAATCTAAACTTTTTTGAAGTAGGCGAACAATATCTAGAAGATGATATACCGCATATTGCCATGCTATATAAAAACTAAAAAAACCGCATTTGGCACAATGCGGTTTTTTATAAATAAAGTTAAAAAACTTAACTAACTCAACTTTACTTAGAAATATGTCTTATTAAAATTTCTACTCTTCTATCTTCTTTTGTAGATCCACCTAAGTTATATTTTCCGGCTAATCCTTGATATCTCACTCTTTTAGCATCTACTCCTGCTTTTACTAAATAATCTCTAATATATTTAGCTCTTACAACGCTTAAGTTTAATTTACCAGTTTCTCTATCTCTAGATTCTCTACCATTTTCTGTACAACATACATGTCCATTAATAGTAAAAAAGATATCTGTTCTTTTAACTAAAAAGTCTGCTAATTCCTGTAAAGCTTTTTTAGATTCTGGAGTTAAGTAACGATACCCTAAAACAAAATTTAAACTTTTAAGATTTATTAAATCACCTTTATTAACATCTTCTGCAAAAAAAGAACCAGCTATTAATTTTTTAGGAGCAATAACAATAGATACTTTTCTGTTTAAAGCTCTTAATTCTTTAAATAAAGCTTCTTCTTTAGTATTTAAAGCAACTTCACCTTTACCTTTTACATTTAATATTTCTGGTTGTTTAGTGCTATTTCTATAAGAAATAATAATTTTCTTAATTGCTTCTGCACGTTTATTTGATAATGTTTTGTTGTAATTAGCATTACCTCTATCATCACAATATCCAACTATAGACATTCTTTCTATATCAACATCTTTAGTTTCATTTAAAAATTGTACAAGTTTTGTAAATTCTTCTTTTGTGATTTGGTGTTTATCTGTATCAAAATAAACATCATGCTTAACTACTTTACTAGATTTTGTTTTTAAAGTAGTGTTATTAGCATTAACAAAATTGTTAACCGAAACAATAAATAAAAATATGTAGCTTAAGTTTTTCATTTCAATAGTTATCTAAGGCGGCGCAAATGTACTGGCACACTTTAGTTTGCTGAAAATTTTTTGATTAACAACACTATTTTTAGATGAAAAACACCATTTAAGACAAGTGGTAAAATTTTACCGTTGAATCACTATTTTGTTTATCCGATTTTTTGAACCGTTAATGGATGTTTTTTACGAATTCAAAAAAAAAGAGGTTGTAAAAACCTCCTTTTTTGAATTATTTTTTTAAAAAAGATTATTCTTCTGCAATATATGTAATCACAATTTCTACTCTTCTATCGTATTTTGGATCGCCACCAAGCGGAAATTTTCTTCGCATTCCGACATACTTCATTCGTTTTTTATCTACACCTTTTCGCGCTAAATAATCGTAAATATATTTGGCTCTTGCTACAGATAAATTTCGTTTTTGAGTTTTTTTATCTACTGCATCACGACTATTTTGTGTACAGCAAACATGTCCTTGTATGGTAAAGTATATATTTTTTTTAGCTACTAATATTTTTGCTAATTCTTCCAGAGTTTTTTTAGAGTCTGAAGTAACATAGCTGTAATTAGTTTTAAAGTAGATATTTTCTAATCTTATCTTATCTCCTTTTTTTACTGTACCATTTGCTATGTCTTGTGTAGTTACTTTTTTGTCTTTTGTTGCAGTAGTTGTAACTTCTGGTTTTGCTGTTTCTTTGGTTTTATCCTTTGGTTTAACAATAATCTCTACTTTACGATTTAAACCTCTTATTTTATGGACTTCGTCTTCATTTAAAACTTTTAAAAGTATTTCGCCTTTACCATTTACATTTGTTATTAAAGATTTATCTATCCCATAACTAGAAAACATGTCTTTTATAGCATCTGCTCTATTTTGCGATAATTCTAAATTATAATCGTT from Mesoflavibacter profundi includes:
- a CDS encoding OmpA family protein — its product is MKSFLILFLLITGSVISQNELKHDVYFNTDEYDVPLTEENRLLLFISSLDTIAIDKISIYGFCDDRGTNDYNLELSQNRADAIKDMFSSYGIDKSLITNVNGKGEILLKVLNEDEVHKIRGLNRKVEIIVKPKDKTKETAKPEVTTTATKDKKVTTQDIANGTVKKGDKIRLENIYFKTNYSYVTSDSKKTLEELAKILVAKKNIYFTIQGHVCCTQNSRDAVDKKTQKRNLSVARAKYIYDYLARKGVDKKRMKYVGMRRKFPLGGDPKYDRRVEIVITYIAEE
- a CDS encoding OmpA family protein, with amino-acid sequence MKNLSYIFLFIVSVNNFVNANNTTLKTKSSKVVKHDVYFDTDKHQITKEEFTKLVQFLNETKDVDIERMSIVGYCDDRGNANYNKTLSNKRAEAIKKIIISYRNSTKQPEILNVKGKGEVALNTKEEALFKELRALNRKVSIVIAPKKLIAGSFFAEDVNKGDLINLKSLNFVLGYRYLTPESKKALQELADFLVKRTDIFFTINGHVCCTENGRESRDRETGKLNLSVVRAKYIRDYLVKAGVDAKRVRYQGLAGKYNLGGSTKEDRRVEILIRHISK